The following are encoded in a window of Halorarum salinum genomic DNA:
- a CDS encoding carbohydrate ABC transporter permease yields MAQEERSAEAIRERYGVGEETLLDRMRENYAGYLFILPTFVMFVLLFYIPIVQGVFITFTNATLGGTSYEFVGLDNYVWMFSNDLFVFALGWTLVFVFSVTALQLLVGLMAALLLNEIRTGLKETFSAIMMSPYFSAPLAGGVIWFWFLDSNYGLAAMLAADLGTTAPGFLAEGFWPYVSLIVAQTWHDYAYAAIIYLAALASVPRDQYEAAALDGAGRLRRFRDVTLPHLLIPTVIILALRTAWNVAEFAQPFELTAGGPGTRTMLLSILTYRTAFVNLSFSRAFAIGVVMILLAMFAGIVYINAIRQEEELYV; encoded by the coding sequence GTGGCACAAGAGGAACGATCCGCCGAGGCGATCCGCGAACGATACGGCGTCGGTGAGGAGACGCTCCTCGACAGGATGCGGGAGAACTACGCGGGATACCTGTTCATCCTGCCGACGTTCGTCATGTTCGTCCTCCTGTTCTACATCCCGATCGTTCAGGGGGTCTTCATCACGTTCACGAACGCGACGCTCGGCGGGACGAGCTACGAGTTCGTCGGACTGGACAACTACGTGTGGATGTTCTCGAACGACCTGTTCGTGTTCGCGCTCGGCTGGACCTTGGTGTTCGTCTTCAGCGTGACGGCCCTGCAGCTGCTGGTCGGCCTCATGGCCGCGCTGTTGCTGAACGAGATCCGGACCGGGCTGAAGGAGACGTTCAGCGCCATCATGATGTCGCCGTACTTCTCGGCCCCGCTGGCCGGCGGTGTCATCTGGTTCTGGTTCCTGGACAGCAACTACGGGCTCGCCGCGATGCTGGCGGCCGACCTCGGCACGACCGCGCCGGGGTTCCTCGCGGAGGGCTTCTGGCCGTACGTCTCGCTCATCGTCGCACAGACGTGGCACGACTACGCGTACGCGGCCATCATCTACCTCGCCGCGTTGGCGTCGGTTCCGCGGGATCAGTACGAGGCCGCCGCCCTCGACGGCGCCGGCCGACTCCGTCGGTTCCGGGACGTGACGCTCCCGCACCTGCTGATCCCGACGGTGATCATCCTCGCGCTCCGGACCGCGTGGAACGTCGCCGAGTTCGCACAGCCCTTCGAACTGACGGCCGGTGGCCCGGGGACTCGGACCATGCTCCTGTCAATCCTGACGTACCGCACCGCGTTCGTCAACCTCTCGTTCTCGCGTGCGTTCGCCATCGGCGTGGTGATGATCCTGCTCGCGATGTTCGCGGGGATCGTCTACATCAACGCGATCCGACAGGAGGAGGAGCTCTACGTCTGA
- a CDS encoding carbohydrate ABC transporter permease, with the protein MLNENKRSKTLLWAGIAVFTLWALIPYLWVLRTSVLTNFAAIDPAAPYIPTADIFTIEPFMQIWERADFPLFFRNSIIVAFSAMVISVLFSIPGAYAFARLDFPGRQILFYTAVFTIMFPWIVITIPVYEIFFRLGLVNTLTGVIIAIAIFTLPQNIWLLQGFFRQGIPPNIEEAALLDGNTEITAFLRIVLPLSAPAIGAAALFSFLTGWNNFLWVFILTSDENVRTATVAIHYILGSDVLREWNVLMAAVVILVAPPVIFYGLSQRYVGEGLGGTAGGG; encoded by the coding sequence ATGCTGAACGAAAACAAACGGTCGAAAACACTGCTGTGGGCCGGCATCGCCGTCTTCACCCTCTGGGCGCTGATTCCCTACCTGTGGGTCCTCAGAACGTCGGTGTTGACGAACTTCGCCGCCATCGATCCGGCAGCGCCGTACATCCCCACGGCTGACATCTTCACCATCGAACCGTTCATGCAGATCTGGGAACGCGCCGATTTCCCGCTGTTCTTCCGGAACAGCATCATCGTCGCGTTCTCCGCGATGGTGATCTCGGTGCTGTTCTCCATCCCGGGCGCGTACGCGTTCGCCCGGCTGGACTTCCCGGGACGGCAGATCCTGTTCTACACGGCCGTGTTCACCATCATGTTCCCCTGGATCGTCATCACCATCCCGGTGTACGAGATCTTCTTCCGGCTGGGACTGGTGAACACGCTCACGGGCGTCATCATCGCCATCGCGATCTTCACGCTGCCACAGAACATCTGGTTGCTCCAGGGGTTCTTCCGGCAGGGGATCCCGCCGAACATCGAGGAGGCGGCGCTGCTCGACGGCAACACGGAGATCACCGCGTTCCTCCGCATCGTGCTCCCGCTGAGCGCGCCCGCCATCGGCGCCGCGGCCCTGTTCTCGTTCCTCACGGGATGGAACAACTTCCTCTGGGTGTTCATCCTCACGAGCGACGAGAACGTCCGGACGGCGACCGTCGCGATCCACTACATCCTCGGGAGCGACGTGCTCCGCGAGTGGAACGTCCTGATGGCCGCCGTGGTGATCCTGGTCGCGCCGCCGGTCATCTTCTACGGCCTCTCCCAGCGCTACGTCGGCGAGGGGCTGGGCGGAACCGCCGGGGGTGGATGA